In one Melospiza melodia melodia isolate bMelMel2 chromosome 5, bMelMel2.pri, whole genome shotgun sequence genomic region, the following are encoded:
- the MFHAS1 gene encoding malignant fibrous histiocytoma-amplified sequence 1 produces MAQTEPPKAVRLWRDAALRARKLQGGPGEPEPEPEPDAGPPGGPPPPPDAAAPRLPSLAAAALGELEALNLCGRGLEELPEEVGAALSGLRVLSLRRNRLARLPAAALRHLDRLAELDLSHNRLRGLGDGGALAGLRGLRKLSLSHNELGAEGPGLPPRLAELGCLEELDLSFNRLRRLPEGLGRLRHLRTLDVDHNLLPSFPAPLLELAALEELDCSGNRHLGALPEGIAALRRLKILWLSGTGLASLPEGLCQLSALESLMLDGNRLQALPAGFGRLQRLKMLNLSSNLLEEFPSAILALPSLEELYLSRNQLTVLPPHLCQLHQLRTLWLDNNRIRYLPDSIVLLHSLEELVLQGNQIAILPEGFGQLSRVTLWKIKDNPLIQPPYEVCMKGIPYIAAYQQELAHSQPALKPRLKLVLMGLKDAGKTLLRRCLMEENEKREDMGSLEAGNTQHRGFPGQQQDVGRVAVGCCPFPEPQDNSSTRVPVTQQVERLPVERQDIPSRVPSHRAKRDKTSPAPSLPPNVPRVPLGLGLSGGSKGIEVMDWTADAERGLTFIVYELAGDPSYDVIQSFFLSPGALYVLVVNLSAYVPQHFYRSVGYFLHWLSSKVPHAVVCMVGTHADLCAERELEEKCLDIHHQIAQQEKRDAEGLQSLVQQVDEALGQDFDLRCSSPHAAFYGVSDKNLRRKKAQFQYLLNHRPQILSPVLPFSCQDRCQVRRLRDKLLSVAEHRDIFPNLHRVLPKSWQVLEELHFQPQAQQLWLSWWDSARLGLQAGLTEDRLQSALSYLHESGKLLYFEEHLTLREYVFHNLPRLIDILNVFCQRDATVLLQKLLSDTQIDELRTTQLHHYVEGFLLHGLLPAHVIRLLLKPHIQSREDLQLILELLEKMGLCYCVNKPKCKPLNGAAAWYKFPCYVKNEVPHAEAWIHGTNLSGQSFVVEQLQIEYSFPFIFPPGLFARYSVQINSHVVQRSDGKYQIYAYRGKVPVVVSYRPARGALQPDTLSIASHASLPNIWTAWQAITPLVEELNVLLQEWPGLYYTVHVLCSKCLKRGSPNPHTFPGELLSQPRPEGLTEIICPKNGSERVNVALVYPPTPTVISPCSK; encoded by the coding sequence ATGGCTCAGACGGAGCCCCCGAAGGCGGTGCGGCTGTGGCGCGACGCCGCCCTGCGCGCACGGAAGCTGCAGGGCGGCCCCGGCgagcccgagcccgagcccgAGCCGGACGCGGGGCCGCCGggggggccgccgccgccccccgatGCCGCCGCTCCTCGCCTCCCGTccctggcggcggcggcgctgggggAGCTGGAGGCGCTGAACCTGTGCGGGcgggggctggaggagctgcccgAGGAGGTGGGTGCCGCCCTGAGCGGGCTGCGGGTGCTCAGCCTGCGGCGCAACCGGCTGGCCCGCCTGCCCGCCGCCGCCCTGCGCCACCTGGACCGCCTGGCCGAGCTCGACCTCAGCCACAACCGGCTGCGGGGCCTGGGGGACGGCGGGGCgctggcggggctgcggggcctgCGTAAGCTCAGCCTCAGCCACAACGAACTGGGCGCCgagggcccggggctgcccccCCGCCTCGCCGAGCTGGGCTGCCTCGAGGAGCTCGACCTCAGCTTCAACCGCCTGCGCCGCCTGCCCGAGGGCCTGGGCCGCCTGCGGCACCTCCGCACCCTCGACGTCGACCACAACCTGctgccctccttccctgccccgctgctggaGCTGGCCGCCCTGGAGGAGCTCGACTGTTCCGGCAACCGCCACCTCGGGGCCCTGCCCGAGGGCATCGCTGCTCTCCGCCGCCTCAAGATCCTCTGGCTCAGCGGCACCGGGCTGGCGTCCCTTCCCGAGGGTCTCTGCCAGCTGAGCGCCCTCGAGAGCCTCATGCTGGACGGCAACCGGCTGCAGGCGCTGCCCGCTGGCTTCGGCAGACTACAGCGGCTCAAGATGCTGAACCTTTCATCCAACCTGCTGGAGGAGTTCCCCTCTGCCATCTTGGCACTGCCCAGTCTGGAGGAGCTGTACCTGAGCCGCAACCAGCTCACCGTGCTGCCCCCTCACCTCTGTCAGCTCCACCAGCTCCGCACTCTCTGGCTGGACAACAACCGCATCCGCTACCTGCCTGACTCCATCGTGCTCCTCCACAGCTTAGAGGAGTTGGTCCTGCAAGGCAACCAGATCGCCATCCTGCCTGAGGGCTTCGGGCAGCTTTCCCGTGTCACCCTGTGGAAGATCAAAGACAACCCCCTCATCCAGCCCCCCTATGAGGTGTGCATGAAAGGCATCCCCTACATCGCAGCTTACCAGCAGGAACTGGCCCACTCCCAGCCTGCCCTCAAACCCCGCCTCAAACTAGTCCTCATGGGCCTAAAGGATGCAGGAAAGACCCTGCTGAGACGATGCCTCATGGAGGAAAATGAGAAGAGAGAGGACATGGGAAGCCTGGAGGCAGGGAACACCCAGCACAGAGGGTTTCCTGGGCAACAGCAGGACGTTGGGAGGGTGGCAGTTGGGTGTTGCCCCTTTCCAGAGCCTCAAGACAATTCCTCAACTCGGGTACCTGTCACGCAACAGGTGGAACGTCTCCCTGTTGAGCGGCAGGACATCCCTTCTCGTGTGCCCTCTCACCGAGCAAAAAGGGACAAAACATCCCCTGCACCGTCACTGCCACCCAATGTGCCCCGAGTACCACTGGGACTAGGACTATCAGGAGGCAGTAAGGGCATCGAGGTGATGGACTGGACAGCAGATGCAGAGAGGGGCCTGACGTTCATTGTGTATGAGCTGGCGGGGGACCCGAGCTATGATGTGATCCAGTCTTTCTTCCTCTCCCCTGGAGCCTTGTATGTGCTGGTGGTGAATTTGAGTGCCTACGTCCCTCAGCACTTCTACCGCTCTGTGGGCTATTTCTtacactggctcagctccaagGTGCCCCATGCCGTAGTGTGCATGGTGGGAACCCATGCCGACCTCTGTGCGGAGCGGGAGTTGGAAGAGAAATGCCTGGACATCCATCACCAGATCGCTCAGCAGGAGAAGAGGGATGCTGAGGGACTCCAGAGCTTAGTCCAGCAGGTGGATGAGGCTCTGGGACAGGACTTTGACCTGCGCTGCTCCAGCCCGCATGCTGCCTTTTACGGGGTCTCTGACAAGAACTTGCGGCGGAAGAAAGCCCAGTTTCAGTATCTGCTCAACCACCGCCCACAGATCCTGTCTCCAGTGCTGCCTTTCAGCTGCCAGGACCGTTGCCAGGTGCGTCGCCTGCGGGACAAGCTCCTCTCGGTGGCCGAGCACCGGGATATCTTCCCGAACCTGCACCGGGTGTTGCCCAAGTCCTGGCAAGTTCTGGAGGAGCTGCACTTCCAGCCTCAAGCTCAGCAGCTGTGGCTTAGCTGGTGGGACTCTGCCCGGCTGGGCTTGCAGGCGGGCCTGACGGAGGATCGGCTGCAGAGCGCCCTGTCCTACCTGCACGAGAGCGGAAAGCTGCTCTACTTTGAGGAGCACCTCACCTTGCGGGAGTACGTGTTCCACAACCTGCCGCGGCTCATAGACATCCTCAACGTCTTCTGCCAGCGGGATGCCACCGTGCTGCTCCAGAAACTGCTCAGCGACACCCAGATTGACGAACTGAGGACCACTCAGCTCCATCATTACGTGGAGGGCTTCTTGCTGCAcggcctccttcctgcccacgTTATCCGTCTCCTTCTTAAGCCCCACATCCAGAGTCGGGAGGATCTGCAGCTCattctggagctgctggagaagatGGGGCTATGTTACTGTGTCAACAAACCCAAATGCAAGCCCTTAAATGGGGCGGCTGCTTGGTACAAGTTTCCCTGCTACGTGAAAAACGAGGTGCCCCATGCGGAGGCATGGATCCACGGCACCAATCTGAGCGGACAGTCCTTCGTGGTTGAGCAGCTGCAGATTGAATATAGCTTTCCATTCATTTTCCCACCCGGCTTGTTTGCACGCTACAGTGTCCAGATTAACAGCCACGTGGTTCAGCGGTCAGACGGCAAATACCAGATTTATGCCTACCGGGGAAAGGTGCCTGTGGTGGTGAGCTACCGGCCTGCCAGGGGAGCTCTGCAGCCAGACACTCTGTCTATCGCTAGTCATGCGTCCCTACCAAATATCTGGACAGCTTGGCAAGCTATTACGCCTTTAGTGGAAGAACTGAATGTCCTGCTCCAGGAATGGCCGGGCCTGTACTACACTGTGCATGTCCTCTGTTCAAAGTGCCTTAAAAGAGGGTCACCCAACCCACACACTTTTCCAG